In a genomic window of Chryseobacterium sp. G0162:
- a CDS encoding polyprenyl synthetase family protein, producing the protein MEFLDRYQQLVGDAINKYTFKDKPTQLYEPMNYIISHGGKRLRPIMVLMACDLFGGDLKQAIKPALAIEFFHNFTLIHDDIMDEAPLRRNKPTIHTLHGINVGILSGDGLMLKAYKFFEDLEPEIFKACIRIFTHTGLLLCEGQQYDINFETQENVTFDDYIRMITYKTGVLSASSFEIGALIAKADFKDAKAIFNFGKHIGIAFQIMDDYLDVFGDQAQFGKKHAGDIYENKKTVLYLLAREHATEEERKELDYWYSKKTDNIDKIYGVEKIFRRTKVDEKALRLIEKHNEIGQSYLQKIDIPEEKKKPFIELANYLLRRES; encoded by the coding sequence ATGGAATTTTTAGACAGATACCAGCAGCTTGTTGGGGACGCCATCAATAAGTATACTTTTAAAGATAAGCCTACGCAGTTATATGAGCCGATGAATTATATTATTTCCCATGGTGGAAAACGTCTTCGTCCCATTATGGTGCTGATGGCTTGTGATCTGTTCGGTGGAGATCTGAAGCAGGCTATAAAACCGGCTTTGGCTATCGAGTTTTTCCATAATTTCACCCTGATTCATGATGATATTATGGATGAGGCTCCTTTAAGAAGAAATAAGCCTACAATCCATACCTTACATGGAATTAATGTGGGGATTCTTTCTGGAGACGGATTGATGCTTAAAGCATATAAATTCTTTGAAGATCTTGAACCTGAAATCTTTAAAGCCTGTATCCGAATCTTTACCCATACTGGTCTTCTTTTATGTGAGGGACAGCAGTATGATATTAATTTCGAAACTCAGGAGAATGTAACTTTTGATGATTATATCAGAATGATTACCTATAAAACAGGAGTATTGAGTGCTTCTTCTTTTGAGATCGGAGCTTTAATTGCAAAGGCTGATTTTAAAGATGCTAAAGCGATTTTCAACTTTGGAAAACACATCGGAATCGCATTCCAGATTATGGATGATTATCTTGATGTATTCGGAGATCAGGCACAGTTTGGTAAAAAACATGCCGGAGATATTTATGAGAACAAGAAAACAGTTCTTTATCTGTTAGCAAGAGAACATGCGACAGAAGAAGAAAGAAAAGAACTGGATTACTGGTATTCTAAAAAGACTGATAACATCGATAAAATCTACGGTGTTGAAAAGATATTCAGAAGAACAAAAGTAGATGAAAAAGCCCTTCGTCTGATCGAAAAACACAATGAAATCGGACAAAGCTATCTGCAGAAAATTGATATTCCTGAAGAAAAGAAAAAGCCGTTCATTGAACTGGCCAACTATTTATTAAGAAGAGAAAGCTAA
- a CDS encoding DUF47 domain-containing protein, with protein MGIGNIFHAFQPKDKIFFVLFEKVTENLVAMSEEFNAGIKDFDLNDDSMLKKMSDYEHKNDELTHEIFVELGKNFITPFDREDIHTLATGLDDIADYIYASTKYIFLYKSPEMKAYSDFSLLIHKACLEIQNAMKNLKGFKNMEQVKEACIKVNSIENIADDLLSNSMVDLFETNDAINIIKVSSVLNYLEIVTDKAEDVANTIENIMIKYA; from the coding sequence ATGGGAATTGGTAATATTTTCCACGCTTTTCAACCAAAAGATAAAATCTTCTTTGTACTTTTTGAAAAGGTAACTGAAAACCTAGTTGCAATGTCTGAGGAATTCAATGCTGGAATCAAGGATTTCGATCTTAATGACGATTCAATGTTGAAAAAAATGAGTGATTACGAACATAAGAATGACGAGCTTACTCACGAAATCTTCGTAGAACTGGGAAAAAACTTCATTACTCCTTTTGATCGTGAAGATATTCACACACTGGCAACAGGATTAGATGATATTGCTGATTATATCTACGCTTCTACAAAATATATCTTCTTATACAAATCTCCTGAGATGAAAGCTTATTCAGATTTCTCTCTTTTGATTCACAAAGCATGTCTTGAAATTCAGAATGCAATGAAAAACCTTAAAGGGTTTAAGAACATGGAGCAGGTGAAAGAAGCTTGTATTAAAGTAAACTCTATTGAGAATATTGCAGATGATTTGCTTTCCAACTCAATGGTAGATTTATTCGAAACTAATGATGCAATTAACATTATTAAAGTTTCATCTGTATTGAACTATCTTGAAATCGTAACGGATAAAGCAGAAGATGTTGCCAATACAATTGAGAACATCATGATTAAATACGCCTAA
- a CDS encoding efflux RND transporter periplasmic adaptor subunit produces the protein MKTKNKKWLYWVVGGIIAIGAVWFFFIREKEIKIQLETVKPEMGEFSNSITATGTIQPVDTVAVGTQVSGIIKNIYVDFNSTVKKGQLLATLDPDLLQFQSEQYKANLQNAKSNLAYNEININRQSQLYKVGAISKADYDIATNQYNMAKAQVGTVTAQLSTANKNLSLTYIYSPIDGTVLNRNVSEGQTVASSFSTPTLFSIAKDLTKMRVRASVDEADIGNVKVGQKATFTVDAFPDETFNGEVAEVRLHPTVSSNVVNYTTIINADNSGLKLKPGMTANITIYTQVLENVMKIPTAATSFRPDSLVIQKYKINSPFANAKAHEKGQGKKQGMKKGTDKKNEAGVWVIAKDSTISHKRIKTGMDSDTEIQVISGLDKNDNIITGYKLLSKKSSGGQTKSPFMPQRRSGGNNNKGGGGGPRQ, from the coding sequence ATGAAAACAAAGAATAAAAAATGGTTATACTGGGTTGTGGGTGGCATCATTGCTATAGGTGCAGTCTGGTTTTTCTTCATCAGAGAAAAAGAAATAAAAATCCAATTGGAAACGGTAAAACCTGAAATGGGAGAATTTTCCAATTCTATTACTGCCACAGGAACTATTCAACCAGTGGATACTGTTGCGGTAGGTACTCAGGTATCAGGAATTATCAAAAATATTTATGTAGATTTTAATTCTACTGTAAAAAAGGGACAGCTTTTAGCGACTCTGGATCCGGATCTTCTTCAGTTCCAATCTGAACAGTATAAAGCCAATCTTCAGAATGCAAAAAGTAATCTTGCTTACAATGAAATCAACATCAACCGACAGTCACAGCTTTATAAAGTAGGAGCCATCAGCAAAGCAGATTATGATATTGCCACCAATCAATACAATATGGCAAAAGCACAGGTAGGTACTGTAACTGCCCAGCTTTCTACTGCTAATAAAAACCTCTCACTTACCTATATCTATTCTCCGATAGACGGCACCGTTCTCAACAGGAATGTAAGCGAAGGGCAGACTGTAGCCTCCAGCTTCAGTACCCCTACTCTATTTAGTATTGCTAAAGACCTTACTAAAATGAGGGTTCGTGCTTCAGTAGATGAAGCTGATATTGGAAATGTGAAGGTGGGACAGAAGGCAACTTTTACTGTAGATGCTTTTCCTGATGAAACATTTAATGGTGAAGTTGCTGAAGTCCGGCTCCACCCTACCGTTTCATCGAATGTTGTAAACTACACTACCATCATTAATGCTGACAACTCTGGTTTGAAATTAAAGCCAGGAATGACCGCAAATATTACAATTTACACACAGGTTTTAGAGAATGTAATGAAAATCCCGACTGCTGCAACCAGCTTCAGACCAGACAGTCTGGTTATTCAAAAATACAAGATCAATTCACCATTTGCCAATGCTAAGGCCCATGAAAAAGGGCAAGGGAAAAAGCAAGGGATGAAGAAAGGTACAGACAAGAAAAATGAGGCCGGTGTATGGGTTATTGCCAAAGACAGCACCATATCCCACAAAAGGATTAAAACAGGAATGGACAGTGATACTGAAATACAAGTTATTTCTGGTTTAGATAAAAATGATAATATCATCACAGGCTACAAGCTGCTCTCTAAAAAATCTTCCGGTGGACAGACAAAAAGCCCGTTTATGCCTCAAAGAAGAAGTGGTGGTAACAATAATAAAGGCGGCGGCGGTGGACCCAGACAATAA
- a CDS encoding DEAD/DEAH box helicase, giving the protein MNLFTETNLSPDILKAIGELGYESPTEIQKQTIPFILSDIRDLIALAQTGTGKTAAFSLPILDMIDDTSRKIQLLVLCPTRELCLQISKDIKNYSKYMDIKTTAVYGGSSIVDQMRSLKDKPQIIVGTPGRVIDLINRKALDFSAIHWLVLDEADEMLSMGFKDELETILSETPETKQTFLFSATMNKEVERISKNYLTKPHRISVGSINEVKKNITHEYYVVGYRQKKEALKRLIDANPNQYSIIFCRTRMETQEVADFLMQNGYAADALHGDLSQAQRDTVMKKFRLKNIDILVATDVAARGLDVNSLTHVIHFSLPDDPEVFVHRSGRTGRAGKDGISMALIKPEESRKLKQIKSATKIEINEKFIPTGGDIIKAQVGGVFEKLLTEHEDIFEFDDSLIPDLSNFTKEELVHQLLQFQLKDLALYYKDKHDLAEQKLSSRDDDYSRRDRGRDRDRDRGRDRDRDRGRDRDRGGKPRRKDENMVRFFFNLGKKDHLKKLDVLDIINKATAGGKTKKRAEIGDIEILEKFSFFEVEKSFKDNVLSNIQSMKFKGKDMRAEVAN; this is encoded by the coding sequence ATGAATTTATTTACGGAAACCAATTTAAGTCCTGATATCCTTAAGGCAATTGGCGAACTGGGTTACGAAAGCCCAACAGAAATCCAAAAACAGACTATCCCTTTTATTCTTTCAGATATTCGCGACTTGATCGCACTTGCGCAGACAGGGACAGGCAAAACAGCAGCGTTTTCGCTTCCGATTTTGGATATGATTGACGATACGAGTCGCAAAATCCAATTATTGGTGCTTTGTCCGACACGGGAATTATGTCTTCAGATTTCTAAAGACATAAAGAATTACTCTAAATACATGGACATCAAAACTACTGCGGTTTATGGTGGAAGTAGTATTGTAGATCAGATGAGATCTTTAAAGGATAAACCACAGATTATCGTGGGAACTCCAGGTAGGGTAATTGACCTTATCAACAGAAAAGCATTAGACTTTTCTGCGATTCATTGGTTAGTATTAGACGAAGCTGATGAAATGCTTTCAATGGGATTCAAGGATGAATTGGAAACCATTCTAAGTGAAACTCCGGAAACTAAACAAACTTTCTTATTCTCGGCTACGATGAATAAAGAAGTGGAAAGAATTTCCAAAAACTATCTTACAAAACCACACCGTATTTCAGTAGGTTCTATCAACGAAGTGAAGAAGAACATTACGCATGAATATTATGTGGTAGGATACCGTCAGAAAAAAGAAGCATTAAAAAGATTAATTGATGCTAACCCGAACCAGTATTCCATTATTTTCTGTAGAACAAGAATGGAAACTCAGGAGGTTGCAGATTTCTTAATGCAGAACGGTTATGCAGCTGATGCCCTTCACGGTGACCTTTCTCAGGCACAGAGAGATACAGTAATGAAGAAATTCAGATTGAAAAACATTGATATTCTTGTGGCTACAGACGTTGCAGCAAGAGGATTGGATGTTAACTCTCTGACTCACGTTATTCACTTCTCTTTACCTGATGATCCTGAAGTATTCGTTCACAGAAGTGGAAGAACTGGTAGAGCAGGAAAAGACGGTATTTCTATGGCTTTAATCAAGCCTGAAGAAAGCAGAAAACTGAAGCAAATCAAATCTGCTACTAAAATTGAAATTAATGAGAAGTTCATTCCTACAGGTGGAGATATTATCAAAGCTCAGGTAGGAGGTGTTTTTGAAAAATTATTGACGGAACACGAAGATATTTTCGAATTTGATGACAGTTTAATTCCAGATCTAAGTAACTTTACAAAAGAAGAATTGGTGCACCAGTTGTTACAATTCCAATTGAAAGACCTTGCTTTATACTACAAGGATAAACATGATCTTGCTGAGCAGAAATTGAGCAGCAGAGATGATGATTATTCAAGAAGAGATCGTGGTCGTGATAGAGACAGAGATAGAGGAAGAGATCGAGACAGAGATCGCGGAAGAGACAGAGATCGTGGTGGAAAGCCAAGAAGAAAAGATGAAAACATGGTAAGATTCTTCTTCAACCTTGGTAAAAAAGATCACTTGAAAAAACTTGATGTTTTAGATATTATCAATAAAGCTACTGCTGGTGGAAAAACCAAGAAAAGAGCTGAAATCGGAGATATCGAGATTCTTGAGAAATTCTCTTTCTTTGAAGTTGAAAAATCATTCAAAGACAATGTTTTAAGTAACATTCAATCGATGAAATTTAAAGGAAAAGATATGAGAGCTGAAGTAGCTAACTAA
- a CDS encoding GSCFA domain-containing protein: MKFRTEVDIPKSEKKIEIEDRIFSIGSCFASEMTELLKDGQLQTLNNPFGTIFNPFSINNAVKRLHDSEFYIEDELIVYNEEYISLDHHTSFDTRYIHQTLDKINGAIETGNAFLQEADWIIITYGSSFIYEFLPKQKLVANCHKIPQKFFEKRLLTHQELTGSIYNTILELKDICKEGVQILFSVSPVRHTKDGMVENQLSKSKLITAIHESISLFEDCHYLPVYEILMDDLRDYRFYKEDMIHPSTQAVNYIFDKFGDSYFSEETKEFIKENFKIMRALEHRTNDVKDPKFIEFRGKLDQRIENQRKKVKHTIFK; encoded by the coding sequence ATGAAATTCAGAACAGAAGTTGATATTCCGAAATCAGAGAAGAAGATAGAGATTGAAGATAGGATATTCTCAATTGGTTCCTGCTTTGCCTCTGAAATGACTGAATTACTGAAAGATGGCCAGCTTCAGACGCTAAATAATCCTTTTGGGACAATTTTTAATCCCTTTTCCATCAATAATGCAGTAAAAAGGCTTCATGATTCGGAGTTTTATATAGAAGATGAGTTGATTGTTTATAATGAAGAATATATTTCTTTAGATCATCATACGAGTTTTGATACCAGGTATATTCATCAGACTTTAGACAAGATTAATGGAGCCATTGAAACAGGAAATGCATTCCTTCAGGAAGCTGACTGGATTATTATTACTTATGGATCTTCTTTCATTTATGAGTTTCTTCCAAAGCAAAAACTGGTAGCCAACTGTCATAAGATTCCTCAGAAATTCTTTGAGAAGAGGCTGCTTACCCATCAGGAGCTTACAGGGTCCATTTACAATACCATTCTGGAACTTAAGGATATCTGTAAAGAAGGAGTTCAGATTTTGTTTTCTGTTTCTCCGGTAAGGCATACCAAAGATGGAATGGTGGAGAATCAGTTAAGCAAGTCCAAGTTAATTACCGCCATTCATGAATCTATTTCCCTGTTTGAAGACTGTCATTATCTCCCTGTTTATGAGATTTTGATGGATGATTTGCGGGATTATCGTTTCTATAAAGAAGATATGATTCATCCAAGTACTCAGGCCGTTAATTATATTTTTGATAAGTTTGGAGACTCTTATTTTTCAGAAGAGACTAAAGAATTTATTAAAGAAAATTTTAAGATCATGCGGGCACTGGAGCATAGAACCAATGATGTAAAAGATCCTAAATTTATAGAATTCAGGGGAAAATTGGATCAGAGAATCGAAAATCAAAGAAAAAAAGTAAAACATACCATATTCAAATGA
- a CDS encoding TatD family hydrolase: MIDTHTHLYAEEFDADRKEAIQRALDKGITEFYLPAIDSESHGKMLQLEAEYPGQIFSMMGLHPCYVKPESWEKELEIVKNYLDQRHFPAIGEIGIDLYWDKTTLDIQVQAFEQQIDWAIEKDLPIVIHTRESFDETFEVLERKKHPQLRGIFHCFSGNLEQAQLAIDLNFILGIGGVVTFKNGKIDQFLNEVPLDKIVLETDSPYLAPVPHRGKRNESSYLDLVAGKLVNIYGKDFTEIDRITTENAKKIFAI, from the coding sequence ATGATTGATACACATACCCATTTATATGCAGAAGAATTTGATGCAGATAGAAAAGAAGCCATTCAAAGAGCTTTGGATAAAGGAATTACAGAGTTTTATCTTCCTGCTATTGATTCCGAATCCCACGGGAAAATGTTGCAGCTGGAAGCTGAATATCCCGGACAGATTTTTTCAATGATGGGGCTTCATCCGTGCTATGTAAAACCTGAATCCTGGGAAAAAGAGCTGGAAATCGTTAAGAATTATCTTGACCAAAGACATTTTCCTGCAATAGGGGAGATCGGAATTGACCTGTATTGGGATAAAACAACTTTGGATATTCAGGTACAGGCTTTCGAACAGCAGATTGATTGGGCGATAGAAAAAGACCTTCCGATTGTAATCCATACCAGAGAAAGCTTTGATGAAACCTTCGAAGTGCTGGAAAGAAAGAAACATCCCCAATTAAGAGGAATATTTCATTGTTTTTCAGGAAATCTGGAGCAGGCACAGCTTGCAATTGACCTGAACTTCATTTTAGGTATTGGTGGAGTAGTGACTTTTAAAAATGGGAAAATTGATCAGTTTTTGAATGAAGTTCCTTTAGATAAAATTGTTTTGGAAACAGATTCTCCTTATTTAGCTCCGGTTCCACACAGAGGAAAAAGAAATGAGAGCTCGTATCTTGATCTTGTAGCCGGGAAGTTGGTGAATATTTATGGTAAAGATTTTACTGAGATAGACAGGATTACTACGGAAAATGCAAAGAAGATTTTTGCTATCTAA
- a CDS encoding TolC family protein, with amino-acid sequence MKRRFFFLIFSLITLEIFAQTPNYPTRWTLDNCIEYAKENNISINSLRLSKNSAQQDLLQAKEAKYPNLNGTVSQGLFSLNGNDGLHVTGAQTQSIGANSSMTLYHANYIKNNEASKNMLVQMADLSVQESENNITISITQAYLNILMNEENIISLENVLKTTQTQLKQGDQLYKAGSLSKLNYLQIQSQVAQDQYNLISAQNNLRTNIVNLKQILQLPTNYDFQIVKPDSLMVDDQLKSLQDVQSLAQNQRPEVKYGELNVENSNTNLKMAQASIQPTLSVVGNVSTNYTNGNGNYFNQLGNNFYMPIGLSLGIPLYNNRIYKTQIEKSKIAIEQANLDLQNTKTILNQQIEQSYINLQNAVSQYDSASKQMELNQQSYDIVNAQMKIGSIDYVQLQQQRLLYIQSIQNYLQAKYTAVLNKQIYEFYAGNPINLK; translated from the coding sequence ATGAAACGCAGATTTTTCTTTTTGATATTCTCATTGATAACGCTTGAAATATTTGCTCAGACCCCCAATTATCCCACCCGGTGGACCCTGGATAATTGTATTGAATATGCAAAGGAGAACAATATTTCTATCAATTCATTAAGGCTTTCAAAAAATTCAGCTCAGCAGGATCTGCTGCAGGCTAAAGAAGCAAAATATCCCAACCTTAACGGAACGGTTTCACAAGGTCTTTTTTCTCTTAACGGAAATGACGGGCTTCACGTAACCGGAGCACAAACTCAAAGTATTGGAGCCAATTCTTCGATGACCCTTTACCATGCCAATTATATTAAAAATAATGAAGCATCAAAAAACATGCTCGTTCAGATGGCTGATTTATCTGTACAGGAATCTGAAAACAATATTACCATAAGCATCACACAGGCATATCTTAATATCTTGATGAATGAAGAAAATATCATTTCACTGGAAAATGTTTTAAAAACAACCCAAACCCAGTTAAAACAGGGAGATCAACTTTATAAAGCGGGAAGTCTTTCTAAACTTAATTATCTTCAGATTCAATCACAGGTTGCTCAGGATCAGTATAATTTAATTTCAGCTCAGAATAATTTGCGCACCAATATTGTTAATTTAAAACAAATTTTGCAATTGCCGACGAATTATGACTTCCAGATTGTAAAACCGGACAGTCTCATGGTGGATGACCAGCTAAAATCCCTTCAAGACGTTCAGAGTCTTGCCCAAAACCAACGCCCTGAAGTAAAATATGGGGAACTGAATGTGGAAAATTCAAATACCAATCTTAAAATGGCTCAGGCTTCTATTCAACCCACCTTAAGTGTAGTAGGAAATGTTTCAACCAATTATACCAATGGGAATGGCAATTATTTTAATCAATTAGGTAATAATTTCTACATGCCTATCGGATTAAGCCTTGGTATTCCGCTTTATAATAACAGAATATACAAAACGCAGATTGAAAAATCAAAAATTGCGATAGAGCAGGCTAATCTTGATCTTCAAAATACCAAAACGATTCTCAACCAACAGATCGAGCAATCCTATATCAATTTACAAAATGCAGTATCACAATACGATTCCGCCTCCAAACAAATGGAGCTCAACCAACAGAGCTACGATATTGTGAATGCTCAGATGAAAATTGGCAGTATTGACTATGTACAGCTTCAACAGCAACGATTGCTTTACATTCAGTCTATTCAAAATTATCTGCAGGCTAAATACACTGCGGTTCTCAATAAACAGATTTACGAATTTTATGCAGGTAACCCTATAAATCTAAAGTAA
- a CDS encoding inorganic phosphate transporter: protein MEFPILLVVIIALALIFDYINGFHDAANSIATIVSTKVLTPFQAVLWAALWNFAAFFIAAYIIGEFKIGNTIAKTVNENFITLEVIFSGLMAAIAWNLLTWWFGIPSSSSHTLIGGFLGAALMHAFMMDYHDVAAAQPELGVWETTKEAFSQVTHQGVVKFDKVIPIFLFIFMAPIIGMIISIIITLIIVHLYKKSNPHKADKSFKRLQLASSALFSLGHGLNDAQKVMGIIGAAVIYYHVNMLQDAQYLNIPSAGRFDYFAQHYIWVPLVSFIAIALGTMSGGWKIIKTMGTKITKVTSLEGVSAETAGAITLFITDHFGIPVSTTHTITGSIIGVGLTKRISAVRWGITVSLLWAWVLTIPISAIVAAITYLIVTFLF, encoded by the coding sequence ATGGAATTTCCGATTTTACTTGTAGTTATTATTGCGTTGGCGTTAATCTTTGATTATATCAATGGTTTCCATGATGCGGCCAACTCAATTGCAACTATAGTTTCTACAAAAGTTTTAACTCCATTCCAGGCTGTACTTTGGGCGGCACTTTGGAACTTTGCAGCTTTCTTTATTGCTGCTTATATTATTGGAGAATTTAAAATTGGTAATACAATTGCCAAAACAGTTAACGAGAATTTTATCACGCTTGAAGTTATATTTTCCGGTTTGATGGCAGCTATTGCCTGGAACCTTCTGACATGGTGGTTTGGGATTCCTTCCTCATCATCACATACCTTGATTGGAGGATTCCTGGGAGCAGCTTTAATGCATGCTTTTATGATGGATTACCATGATGTGGCAGCAGCACAGCCTGAACTTGGGGTGTGGGAAACGACTAAAGAAGCTTTCAGCCAGGTAACTCATCAGGGAGTGGTAAAGTTTGATAAAGTTATTCCTATCTTCCTGTTCATTTTCATGGCACCGATCATAGGGATGATTATCTCGATCATTATTACATTAATTATTGTTCACCTTTATAAAAAATCAAATCCACACAAAGCAGACAAATCTTTCAAAAGATTGCAGTTGGCTTCGTCAGCACTGTTTAGTTTAGGACATGGTTTGAATGATGCCCAGAAAGTAATGGGAATCATTGGAGCGGCGGTAATTTATTATCACGTGAATATGCTTCAGGATGCACAGTATTTGAATATTCCTTCTGCAGGACGTTTCGATTATTTTGCTCAACACTATATCTGGGTTCCTCTGGTTTCGTTTATTGCTATTGCTTTAGGAACTATGAGTGGAGGTTGGAAGATCATTAAAACAATGGGAACAAAGATTACTAAAGTAACTTCATTAGAAGGAGTGAGTGCAGAAACTGCAGGAGCAATTACTTTATTCATCACAGATCACTTTGGTATTCCTGTATCTACCACACACACCATTACAGGGTCTATCATCGGGGTAGGATTAACAAAAAGAATTTCAGCAGTAAGATGGGGAATTACAGTAAGCTTACTTTGGGCTTGGGTATTAACCATTCCGATTTCAGCAATAGTAGCTGCTATCACTTATCTTATTGTAACTTTCTTATTTTAA
- a CDS encoding acyltransferase family protein, whose product MKRLPNITSLRFFLALLVVIFHIPQFFDNRGLPTFYGLPLFDKGREAVYMFFSLSGFLIIRQLFDEKRITGKINLKNFYIRRIIRIFPLYYLVAIIGLLYYNIILPQLGFEFKSEYNLWEGIILLFTFFPNIFATFEPGGILEILWSIGIEEQFYLLIAPLILLISLKNIKAFLLIFTVLFIGLYHMPGLEFLDEYRMMFFYFSFAGWCSLLKFKTNKYCNILQIISGVLLLIYFTTDLFINSMSEFQYRVFSMVLFGFFLIFFTQKKISFFENKKLIYLGKISYGIYMYHTIVMQSIGFILLQLVSKYNISDYAVIVSSYLMIPLITVWIAHFSYQHYEKRFLALKSSYRNISQ is encoded by the coding sequence ATGAAAAGACTTCCTAATATTACTTCCTTGAGATTTTTCCTGGCTTTATTGGTTGTGATTTTTCATATTCCCCAGTTTTTTGATAACAGAGGATTGCCTACTTTTTATGGTTTACCTCTGTTTGATAAAGGACGTGAAGCTGTATATATGTTTTTCTCTTTAAGCGGTTTTCTTATTATCAGACAGCTGTTTGATGAAAAAAGAATTACCGGTAAAATAAATCTGAAGAACTTCTATATCAGAAGGATAATCAGGATTTTTCCCCTGTATTATCTCGTGGCCATTATAGGATTACTATACTACAATATTATTCTTCCACAACTAGGTTTTGAATTTAAAAGTGAATACAATCTATGGGAAGGAATAATTCTCCTTTTTACATTCTTTCCTAACATATTTGCAACTTTCGAACCAGGAGGGATTCTTGAAATACTCTGGTCTATAGGAATAGAAGAGCAATTTTACCTGCTGATTGCTCCTCTTATTTTGTTGATTTCTTTAAAGAATATCAAAGCATTCTTACTGATCTTCACCGTTCTATTCATAGGGTTATATCATATGCCCGGTCTTGAATTCTTAGATGAATATAGAATGATGTTTTTCTATTTCTCTTTTGCGGGATGGTGCTCTTTGCTAAAGTTTAAAACTAATAAATATTGCAATATTCTTCAGATCATAAGCGGTGTACTCCTCCTGATTTATTTTACGACAGACCTATTTATTAATAGTATGTCTGAATTTCAGTACAGAGTTTTCAGTATGGTTCTGTTTGGTTTTTTCCTTATTTTCTTTACCCAAAAAAAAATCAGTTTTTTTGAAAATAAAAAACTGATTTATCTTGGAAAAATTTCTTATGGAATCTATATGTATCACACCATTGTAATGCAATCCATAGGGTTTATTTTACTTCAATTGGTTTCAAAATACAATATAAGTGATTATGCCGTCATTGTTTCAAGTTATCTGATGATCCCATTGATAACAGTATGGATCGCGCACTTTTCATATCAGCATTATGAAAAAAGATTTCTTGCTCTGAAAAGTAG
- a CDS encoding DUF4269 domain-containing protein encodes MIDFTKIDYLKTGNERQRRAYEILTKHRIFEKLKEYSPILAGTIPIEIDIEGSDLDLIFEVDLKFEEDFLDDLMLSRFIPHDVGVEYPIVNGEKCITLNFMLEGLPIEIFGQNKPTTQQNAYLHMIAEHKILQEKGEEFKQKIIELKKKGIKTEPAFGMLLGLENPYKDLLKF; translated from the coding sequence ATGATTGATTTTACAAAGATCGACTATCTGAAAACAGGAAATGAAAGGCAAAGAAGAGCTTATGAAATTCTCACAAAGCATCGCATTTTTGAAAAGCTAAAAGAGTATTCACCAATTTTAGCAGGAACCATTCCTATTGAAATTGACATAGAAGGAAGTGATCTCGATCTTATTTTTGAGGTGGATTTAAAATTTGAAGAAGACTTTCTAGATGATTTAATGTTGAGTCGCTTTATTCCTCATGATGTAGGAGTGGAATATCCCATTGTAAACGGCGAAAAATGCATTACATTAAATTTTATGTTAGAAGGGCTTCCTATTGAAATTTTTGGACAAAATAAACCTACGACTCAGCAAAATGCTTACCTTCATATGATTGCTGAACACAAAATATTACAGGAAAAAGGAGAAGAATTTAAACAAAAAATAATAGAACTTAAAAAAAAGGGAATCAAAACAGAGCCGGCCTTCGGAATGTTGCTGGGCCTTGAAAATCCTTATAAAGATCTGTTGAAATTTTAA